A stretch of Acidimicrobiales bacterium DNA encodes these proteins:
- a CDS encoding META domain-containing protein, with translation MRFNLLLRVVLLAGGLSLIAAACGDDSGSTADPSDDSSADDSGDDNSADDASGDDSSGDDGSDVPGDRGPELVGTWSITTFQLAGAEGEATPAGSPTITFDGTTVTVDTGCNTAEGEYATWGAYYVPEDDNGPPEGQGIDFEPLSRTEIDCEPEYTDQDLAIPGAVRAAASFDLADGVLTLWRNGNVMIAAVPA, from the coding sequence ATGCGATTCAACCTTCTCCTTCGGGTCGTGTTGCTCGCCGGCGGGCTCAGCCTGATCGCGGCGGCGTGCGGTGACGACAGCGGATCCACGGCCGACCCCTCCGACGACAGCTCGGCTGATGACAGCGGCGATGACAACAGTGCCGACGACGCCAGCGGCGACGACAGCAGTGGCGACGACGGGTCCGACGTTCCCGGCGATCGTGGTCCCGAACTCGTCGGCACCTGGTCGATCACGACGTTCCAGCTCGCCGGCGCCGAAGGTGAGGCGACGCCGGCCGGTTCGCCGACGATCACGTTCGACGGCACCACCGTCACAGTCGACACCGGGTGCAACACCGCGGAGGGCGAGTACGCGACATGGGGCGCCTACTACGTGCCGGAGGACGACAACGGGCCGCCCGAAGGCCAGGGCATCGACTTCGAACCGCTCAGCCGCACCGAGATCGACTGCGAGCCCGAGTACACGGACCAGGACCTCGCCATCCCCGGCGCGGTTCGAGCGGCGGCGAGTTTCGACCTCGCCGACGGGGTCCTCACCCTGTGGCGCAACGGCAACGTCATGATCGCCGCCGTGCCCGCGTGA
- a CDS encoding META domain-containing protein translates to MRSNPLLRMVLLAGALCLLVAACGDDADGPLPGGQPLPTDAPSDDAGDNADDSGDDGGDIDLFGDDEPSVDRSADLVGRWTIDNYSLPDGAGLTNVVGETPAFIEFNGDGSLAYHTGCNSGSGQWSTSGTYYVPSSALDDEPEGQSIAITDLRQTEIGCDGFLGEQDVDLPANFAAATRFRIADDGSISLLDEFLLVSTVPA, encoded by the coding sequence ATGCGGTCCAACCCGCTCCTGCGTATGGTGCTGCTCGCCGGTGCCCTCTGCCTCCTGGTCGCAGCCTGTGGCGACGACGCTGACGGGCCGCTCCCCGGCGGACAGCCCCTGCCGACCGACGCCCCGTCCGACGACGCCGGTGACAACGCCGACGACAGCGGCGACGACGGCGGCGACATCGACCTGTTCGGCGACGACGAGCCGAGTGTCGATCGTTCGGCCGACCTCGTGGGGCGGTGGACGATCGACAACTACTCACTGCCCGACGGTGCCGGCCTCACGAACGTGGTCGGCGAGACGCCCGCGTTCATCGAGTTCAACGGCGACGGCTCCCTCGCCTACCACACGGGCTGCAACTCGGGTTCCGGGCAGTGGTCCACGAGCGGCACCTACTACGTCCCGTCCTCGGCCCTCGACGACGAACCGGAGGGCCAGTCGATCGCCATCACCGACCTCCGCCAGACGGAGATCGGCTGTGACGGGTTCCTCGGCGAACAGGACGTCGACCTCCCGGCCAACTTCGCCGCGGCCACCCGATTCCGCATCGCCGACGACGGCAGCATCTCGCTGCTCGACGAGTTCCTCCTCGTGTCCACCGTCCCCGCCTGA
- the tadA gene encoding tRNA adenosine(34) deaminase TadA, with the protein MSESPYPTDDALMGLAIDEARRAEEHGDVPVGAIVVIDGTVVARRHNEREATNDPTAHAELLAVRDAAEALGSWRLEGATVVVTLEPCPMCAGALQQARVARVVYGAADMKAGACGSLYSLGSDPRLNHEFETVHGVRADECAALLTDFFAARRAT; encoded by the coding sequence GTGAGCGAGTCGCCGTATCCAACTGATGATGCCCTGATGGGCCTGGCCATCGACGAGGCCCGGCGAGCCGAGGAGCACGGCGACGTGCCCGTCGGCGCGATCGTCGTCATCGACGGCACCGTGGTCGCCCGCCGTCACAACGAACGGGAAGCCACGAACGACCCCACCGCCCACGCCGAGCTGCTGGCGGTTCGCGACGCGGCCGAGGCGCTCGGCTCGTGGCGACTGGAGGGCGCGACGGTCGTCGTCACCCTCGAGCCGTGCCCGATGTGCGCCGGCGCCCTGCAACAGGCGCGGGTCGCCCGGGTGGTCTACGGCGCGGCGGACATGAAGGCCGGCGCCTGTGGTTCGCTGTACTCGCTCGGCAGCGACCCCCGGCTGAACCACGAGTTCGAGACCGTGCACGGCGTTCGGGCCGACGAATGCGCGGCCCTGCTCACCGACTTCTTCGCCGCCCGCCGAGCGACCTGA
- a CDS encoding helix-turn-helix transcriptional regulator — protein MIPSATATITFGDELRRWREARRLSQLALASEADVSQRHLSFLENGKSKPSREMVLHLGRSLDLSLRDQNALLTAAGFSPEYAERGLDDPDLDEVRHTLEAVIAAHGHIPAYVIDRGWDLVMANPAAIGLSALAGITPPLDVAANVMRTCFHPDGIRTKVVDWERFATALIHRLEREMVHRPFDDRLAELLAEARSYPGVAKLPERAPLPTGNDLMLPMQVRTDHGVLRFISMIATIGEPFDVTLEELRIETLLPADRFTEDALRSVT, from the coding sequence ATGATTCCCTCCGCGACGGCGACGATCACGTTCGGCGACGAGCTGCGCCGCTGGCGCGAGGCGCGCCGGCTGAGCCAGCTCGCCCTCGCGTCGGAGGCGGACGTGTCGCAGCGTCACCTCAGCTTCCTCGAGAACGGCAAATCCAAGCCGAGCCGCGAGATGGTGCTGCACCTCGGTCGATCGCTGGACCTGTCGCTGCGCGACCAGAACGCGCTGCTGACCGCGGCCGGGTTCTCGCCCGAGTACGCCGAGCGCGGCCTGGACGACCCGGACCTCGACGAGGTGCGTCACACCCTCGAGGCCGTCATCGCCGCCCACGGTCACATCCCGGCGTATGTGATCGACCGGGGCTGGGACCTCGTGATGGCCAACCCCGCCGCGATCGGGCTCAGCGCGCTCGCCGGGATCACCCCGCCCCTCGACGTCGCCGCCAACGTGATGCGCACCTGCTTTCACCCCGACGGGATCCGGACGAAGGTCGTGGACTGGGAGCGGTTCGCGACGGCGCTGATCCATCGCCTCGAACGCGAGATGGTCCATCGTCCGTTCGACGATCGGCTCGCCGAGCTCCTCGCCGAGGCCCGCAGCTACCCCGGTGTCGCCAAGCTCCCCGAGCGCGCCCCGCTCCCGACGGGCAACGACCTGATGCTGCCGATGCAGGTCCGCACCGACCACGGCGTCCTCCGGTTCATCTCGATGATCGCCACGATCGGCGAGCCGTTCGACGTCACCCTCGAGGAGCTGCGCATCGAGACCCTCCTCCCCGCCGACCGATTCACCGAAGACGCCCTCAGGAGCGTGACATGA
- a CDS encoding nuclear transport factor 2 family protein, whose translation MTELVIPDDAPPPLVHYLHMWNERDPDVIRPHLDRCVADDCLWVDPLHQHVGRDALEENVRTFRTEFPDAVLALGSNIDSHNGRHRYEWVITVEGGETLLMRGFDVATVNDAGMIDRVDGFFGMLQRFGPE comes from the coding sequence ATGACCGAACTCGTGATCCCCGACGACGCCCCGCCTCCCCTCGTCCACTACCTGCACATGTGGAACGAGCGAGACCCGGACGTGATCCGCCCCCACCTCGACCGGTGTGTGGCCGACGACTGCCTGTGGGTCGATCCGCTGCACCAGCACGTCGGGCGCGACGCGCTGGAGGAGAACGTGCGGACGTTCCGCACCGAGTTCCCGGACGCCGTGCTGGCGCTCGGCAGCAACATCGACAGCCACAACGGACGCCATCGCTACGAGTGGGTCATCACGGTGGAGGGCGGGGAGACGTTGCTGATGCGCGGCTTCGACGTCGCCACCGTGAACGACGCCGGCATGATCGACCGAGTCGACGGGTTCTTCGGGATGCTGCAACGATTCGGACCCGAGTAG
- a CDS encoding peroxiredoxin family protein gives MAGLENDWQAKLKRVFILPLILGNIAFVVVGIVTGWWGVAITASGQLLLFALISMKFSRRVNAAPAVVIGGAGVAISFTQGTGAAVLALLCFALLLSYVFWYSTNGRTPSAALAVGSPLPELTFTDLDGNRVSSTEWMGSPTVLLFYRGTWCPLCTVQVREVASEYRDIEALGARVVLVSPQPATESAKLAQQFDAPMTFLVDEDNAAARVLGIQHPGGAPLGVATQPESVLPTAVVLDADGVVRFAHETDNYRIRPDPELFLDTLRTLS, from the coding sequence GTGGCCGGCCTGGAGAACGACTGGCAAGCGAAGCTGAAACGGGTGTTCATCCTCCCGCTGATCCTCGGCAACATCGCCTTCGTGGTGGTGGGCATCGTGACGGGCTGGTGGGGTGTCGCGATCACCGCCTCCGGCCAGCTGCTGTTGTTCGCCCTGATCTCGATGAAGTTCTCGCGCCGAGTCAACGCCGCGCCGGCGGTTGTCATCGGTGGTGCCGGGGTCGCGATCTCGTTCACGCAGGGCACGGGTGCGGCCGTGCTCGCCCTGCTGTGCTTCGCGCTCCTGCTGTCTTATGTCTTCTGGTATTCGACCAACGGGCGCACACCGAGTGCGGCGCTCGCGGTCGGGTCGCCGCTGCCCGAGCTGACGTTCACGGATCTCGACGGCAACCGGGTGAGCAGTACGGAGTGGATGGGCTCGCCGACGGTGCTGCTCTTCTACCGGGGCACGTGGTGCCCGCTGTGCACGGTGCAGGTCCGGGAGGTCGCGTCCGAGTACCGCGACATCGAGGCGCTCGGGGCCCGGGTCGTCCTCGTGAGCCCCCAGCCGGCCACGGAGTCGGCCAAGCTCGCCCAGCAGTTCGACGCGCCGATGACGTTCCTGGTCGACGAGGACAATGCGGCGGCGCGCGTCCTCGGCATCCAGCATCCCGGCGGCGCTCCGCTGGGGGTCGCGACGCAGCCGGAGTCGGTGTTGCCGACGGCGGTCGTGCTCGACGCCGACGGTGTCGTCCGCTTCGCCCACGAGACCGACAACTACCGAATCCGCCCCGACCCCGAGCTCTTCCTCGACACCCTCCGCACCCTGAGTTGA
- a CDS encoding molybdopterin-dependent oxidoreductase — protein MTDPGFREKEELTEEEYRRRLRRSLLVGGAASFLGYRGWRWVQDQPKADGIPQVLRDGHELNERIWSSLFREGHDAKEFPRSDASILRVNGTLGIRTDLDLDGWELQVFGPDGDLLGTHTLDDIRALPHHEMTIEHKCIEGWAQVTNWGGARFSDFMALYEDQLPDDISDVYLETPDRRYYVTVDIETMRHRQTLLAYENLGVPISERNGAPLRLATPLKYGIKQIKRIGEIHFRREQGRDYWGERGYDYYAGL, from the coding sequence ATGACTGATCCGGGCTTTCGCGAGAAGGAGGAGCTGACGGAGGAGGAGTACCGTCGGCGGCTGCGCCGGTCGTTGCTCGTCGGCGGCGCGGCGAGCTTCCTCGGCTATCGCGGGTGGCGCTGGGTGCAGGACCAGCCGAAGGCGGACGGCATCCCGCAGGTGTTGCGGGACGGCCACGAGCTCAACGAACGCATCTGGTCCTCGTTGTTCCGGGAGGGCCACGACGCCAAGGAGTTCCCCCGCAGCGACGCGTCGATCCTGCGGGTCAACGGGACGCTCGGGATCCGCACCGACCTCGATCTCGACGGCTGGGAGCTGCAGGTCTTCGGCCCCGACGGCGATCTCCTCGGCACCCACACCCTCGACGACATCAGGGCGCTCCCGCACCACGAGATGACGATCGAACACAAGTGCATCGAGGGCTGGGCCCAGGTGACGAACTGGGGCGGGGCCCGGTTCTCGGACTTCATGGCGCTCTACGAGGACCAGCTGCCGGACGACATCAGCGACGTCTACCTGGAGACCCCCGACCGCCGGTACTACGTCACCGTCGACATCGAGACGATGCGTCACCGCCAGACCCTGCTCGCCTACGAGAACCTGGGCGTGCCGATCAGCGAGCGCAACGGCGCGCCCCTCCGCCTCGCCACGCCGCTCAAGTACGGGATCAAGCAGATCAAGCGCATCGGCGAGATCCACTTCCGCCGCGAACAGGGCCGCGACTACTGGGGCGAACGCGGCTACGACTACTACGCCGGCCTCTAG
- a CDS encoding cytochrome b/b6 domain-containing protein, translating into MTDTLEAPPGDDAAPPTSERVAVLKHRRGSRWMHWINFPLITIMIYSGLRIYWAEDIYAFGILGWEWFAFFPDPVYESLQLERRLARGLAFHFNFAWLFTINGLAYAIYTWRTGEWRQLVPRRRHLKDAWHVLLHDLHLRKDAPPNRGRYNEAQRLTYSFVLLLGFLAILSGFAIFKPTQLSFLTWMLGGYTSARVIHFTVTILFCLFFVVHILQVARAGFRNFMSMVTGYEVVDRKVESHD; encoded by the coding sequence GTGACCGACACGCTGGAAGCGCCACCGGGGGACGACGCTGCGCCACCCACGAGCGAGCGCGTCGCCGTGCTCAAGCACCGCCGCGGCTCGCGCTGGATGCACTGGATCAACTTCCCGCTGATCACGATCATGATCTACAGCGGCCTGCGCATCTACTGGGCGGAGGACATCTATGCGTTCGGGATCCTCGGCTGGGAGTGGTTCGCCTTCTTCCCGGATCCGGTCTACGAGTCGCTCCAGCTCGAACGCCGACTCGCCCGCGGTCTCGCGTTCCACTTCAACTTCGCCTGGCTCTTCACCATCAACGGGCTGGCCTACGCGATCTACACCTGGCGGACCGGCGAGTGGCGCCAGCTCGTCCCCCGCCGACGGCACCTCAAGGACGCGTGGCACGTGCTCCTGCACGACCTCCATCTCCGCAAGGACGCGCCGCCGAACCGAGGCCGCTACAACGAGGCGCAGCGGCTGACCTACTCGTTCGTGCTCCTCCTCGGCTTCCTCGCGATCCTCTCGGGGTTCGCGATCTTCAAGCCGACGCAGCTGTCGTTCCTCACATGGATGCTGGGCGGCTACACGTCCGCCCGGGTGATCCACTTCACCGTGACGATCCTCTTCTGCCTCTTCTTCGTCGTCCACATCCTCCAGGTCGCCCGGGCCGGGTTCCGCAACTTCATGAGCATGGTCACCGGCTACGAGGTCGTCGATCGGAAGGTCGAGTCCCATGACTGA
- the lspA gene encoding signal peptidase II: MSRGRRLTYAALIVLGAVGLDQVTKEWALNRLSGNRTVDVLPSLEFDLAYNSGFSFSTGSGSGNIVGLVVIALCAFLAWQIVRETRTRRMTLYAIILGGAIGNLLDRIFRADDGFLSGKVIDFIDVSWYAVFNIADIFVVCGCIAFVIDELVEHRQTDAPPS; encoded by the coding sequence ATGTCTCGTGGCCGGCGACTCACCTACGCAGCCCTGATCGTCCTCGGTGCCGTCGGTCTGGACCAGGTGACGAAGGAGTGGGCGCTGAATCGCCTCAGCGGCAACCGCACCGTCGACGTGCTGCCGAGCCTCGAATTCGATCTCGCCTACAACTCCGGGTTCTCGTTCAGCACGGGCAGCGGGAGCGGCAACATCGTCGGCCTGGTGGTCATCGCGTTGTGCGCCTTCCTCGCCTGGCAGATCGTGCGGGAGACCCGGACCCGTCGCATGACCCTCTACGCGATCATCCTCGGCGGCGCGATCGGCAACCTGCTCGACCGCATCTTCCGAGCCGACGACGGTTTCCTCTCCGGCAAGGTGATCGACTTCATCGACGTCAGCTGGTACGCCGTGTTCAACATCGCCGACATCTTCGTCGTCTGCGGCTGCATCGCCTTCGTCATCGACGAACTCGTCGAACACCGCCAGACGGACGCCCCACCCAGTTGA
- a CDS encoding NADPH-dependent FMN reductase, with protein sequence MPDLTIAAVIGSLKAASVNRAVFEAAGELMPHGVELVEAPIAAVPLFNEDVEAVGDPAPVVALKDSVAAADGLIIFTPEYNGSMPGVTKNAVDWLSRPFLTGPIAGTPVGLVAATPGRRAGVGVREHLALTVAMTGGSVHEETHGVGGIHGLLTDGALTDEEARTALRTWIKGFVAFVHRQPVEG encoded by the coding sequence GTGCCCGACCTGACGATCGCCGCGGTCATCGGCAGCCTCAAGGCCGCCTCCGTGAACCGAGCGGTGTTCGAGGCAGCCGGCGAGCTGATGCCCCACGGGGTGGAACTCGTGGAGGCGCCGATCGCGGCGGTGCCACTCTTCAACGAGGACGTCGAGGCCGTCGGCGATCCCGCGCCGGTCGTCGCCCTGAAGGACAGTGTCGCCGCGGCGGACGGCTTGATCATCTTCACCCCCGAGTACAACGGCTCGATGCCGGGCGTGACGAAGAACGCCGTCGACTGGCTCTCCCGCCCGTTCCTCACCGGGCCGATCGCCGGCACGCCCGTCGGCCTGGTCGCGGCCACCCCGGGACGTCGGGCGGGCGTCGGCGTCCGCGAGCACCTCGCGCTGACGGTCGCCATGACCGGCGGCTCGGTCCACGAGGAGACGCACGGCGTGGGCGGCATCCACGGATTGCTCACCGACGGCGCGCTGACGGACGAGGAGGCACGCACCGCGCTGCGCACGTGGATCAAGGGCTTCGTCGCCTTCGTCCACCGCCAGCCCGTCGAAGGTTGA
- the dnaX gene encoding DNA polymerase III subunit gamma/tau produces the protein MAYQSLYRRYRPQKFSEIRGQHHVVSALQNAVAKGEVGHAYLLHGPRGTGKTTSARVLAKALNCTNLGDDSEPCGECESCVAIEEGRSFDLHELDAASNNGVEDMRDLLAKVNLGTPGNAKVYILDEVHMLTRGAENALLKTLEEPPDHVIWVLATTEPHKVVQTIRSRCQVFELSLLGADELTDHVRSVIDDAGLDVDEAAIDYVVSVGGGSVRDTLSALDRVVAAGGVVEIDESTDLLLSSLADRDATIALASVGDAMGRGKDPRTIGEAILAGLRDAFLTAMGSPPPRLTPSETLRAEEIAGRMSPAAMTRALEVIGTALVDMRAAPDPRVDLEVALVRLCRADADRSVDSLVERVDQLEARLAGGPAPAPAQTPPPAPAPTPAPAPAAEPRPAPVAAAPEPEAAPEPEPEPAPASSTDALPPPPSVASNEPDEPEADKSTGPAAAARAALAAKIGRAAPAIESVTDPDPPAAPPPPPVAAVPDPVASPESAAESAAEALLALRPESPREVVQLAGEHLGIDKDVVVAAANELLGPADGPRSAGELAGLWHALVGQYAGPDAADEPPADEPVAPPPAPLAAVPDPEPEPEPQPEPPSAPDDPFADAAPPVSDEDIDLHDLVDAPAHTEQIIEKVTEAFPGAELHVPEEPPNE, from the coding sequence ATGGCCTACCAGTCGCTCTATCGCAGGTACCGTCCGCAGAAGTTCTCGGAGATCCGCGGCCAGCATCATGTCGTGAGCGCGCTCCAGAACGCGGTCGCGAAGGGCGAGGTCGGCCACGCCTATCTGCTGCACGGACCGCGGGGCACGGGCAAGACCACCTCGGCCCGCGTGCTCGCGAAGGCGTTGAACTGCACCAACCTCGGCGACGATTCCGAGCCGTGCGGCGAGTGCGAGAGCTGTGTCGCGATCGAGGAGGGACGCTCGTTCGATCTGCACGAGCTCGACGCGGCGTCGAACAACGGTGTCGAGGACATGCGTGACCTGTTGGCGAAGGTCAACCTCGGCACGCCGGGCAACGCGAAGGTCTACATCCTCGACGAGGTCCACATGCTCACGCGGGGCGCGGAGAACGCCCTGCTGAAGACGCTCGAGGAGCCACCGGACCACGTGATCTGGGTGCTGGCGACGACCGAGCCGCACAAGGTCGTGCAGACGATCCGCAGTCGCTGCCAGGTGTTCGAGCTGAGCCTGCTCGGGGCCGACGAGCTCACGGACCACGTCCGCTCTGTGATCGACGATGCCGGGCTCGATGTGGACGAGGCCGCGATCGACTATGTCGTGTCGGTGGGCGGCGGCTCGGTGCGCGACACCTTGAGCGCACTCGATCGGGTCGTCGCGGCCGGCGGTGTCGTGGAGATCGACGAGTCCACGGATCTCCTGCTCTCGTCGCTCGCGGACCGCGACGCGACGATCGCGCTGGCCTCGGTCGGCGATGCGATGGGTCGGGGCAAGGATCCCCGCACGATCGGTGAGGCGATCCTCGCCGGCCTGCGCGACGCTTTCCTCACCGCGATGGGTTCGCCGCCACCCCGGCTCACGCCGAGCGAGACCCTGCGGGCGGAGGAGATCGCCGGACGGATGTCGCCCGCTGCGATGACGCGGGCCCTCGAGGTCATCGGCACAGCCCTCGTCGACATGCGTGCCGCGCCGGACCCGCGTGTCGACCTCGAGGTCGCCCTGGTCCGCCTCTGTCGCGCCGACGCGGACCGCTCGGTCGACTCACTCGTCGAACGCGTCGACCAGCTCGAAGCGCGCCTCGCCGGCGGCCCCGCCCCCGCTCCTGCACAGACCCCGCCCCCCGCGCCCGCTCCGACCCCTGCGCCGGCCCCAGCGGCCGAACCGCGACCGGCACCCGTCGCCGCCGCGCCGGAACCCGAGGCCGCGCCCGAACCCGAACCCGAGCCGGCCCCGGCGAGCTCCACCGATGCGCTGCCGCCCCCGCCGTCCGTCGCGTCGAACGAACCCGACGAGCCGGAGGCGGACAAGTCGACGGGTCCCGCAGCGGCGGCGCGGGCGGCGCTCGCCGCGAAGATCGGACGGGCGGCGCCGGCGATCGAGTCGGTCACCGACCCGGATCCGCCGGCCGCACCCCCGCCGCCTCCCGTTGCCGCGGTCCCCGATCCGGTCGCCTCGCCCGAGTCGGCCGCGGAGTCCGCGGCCGAGGCGTTGCTCGCCCTACGCCCCGAGTCGCCGCGTGAGGTCGTGCAGTTGGCCGGTGAGCATCTGGGCATCGACAAGGACGTCGTGGTGGCCGCGGCCAACGAGCTGCTCGGCCCGGCCGACGGGCCGCGGTCGGCCGGTGAACTGGCCGGGCTCTGGCACGCCCTCGTCGGCCAGTACGCCGGCCCGGACGCGGCCGACGAGCCCCCGGCCGACGAGCCCGTGGCGCCGCCACCCGCACCGCTGGCCGCCGTGCCCGACCCGGAACCCGAGCCGGAGCCGCAGCCGGAGCCGCCGAGCGCGCCGGACGATCCGTTCGCCGATGCCGCGCCGCCGGTGTCCGACGAGGACATCGACCTCCACGATCTGGTCGATGCGCCGGCCCACACCGAACAGATCATCGAGAAGGTGACCGAGGCGTTCCCCGGTGCCGAACTCCACGTCCCCGAGGAGCCCCCGAATGAGTGA
- a CDS encoding YbaB/EbfC family nucleoid-associated protein: MSDTPDDANPFGGTGMPDLGGLLESAQQMMANAQAAASEIVEGAAGGGLVKVEVDGHFAFHSVTIDPSAIDPDDPQLLEDLVLAALRDAAAKLQAGQSGAMGGMDLGGLDLGGLGGLLGGGDQ; encoded by the coding sequence ATGAGTGACACACCCGACGACGCGAACCCGTTCGGCGGCACCGGCATGCCCGATCTCGGCGGTCTGCTCGAGTCGGCCCAGCAGATGATGGCGAACGCTCAGGCGGCCGCGTCCGAGATCGTGGAGGGCGCCGCCGGCGGGGGCCTCGTGAAGGTCGAGGTCGACGGCCACTTCGCGTTTCACTCGGTGACCATCGATCCGTCGGCGATCGATCCCGATGACCCCCAGCTCCTCGAGGACCTCGTCCTCGCCGCGCTGCGCGACGCGGCGGCGAAGCTCCAGGCCGGTCAGTCCGGCGCGATGGGCGGCATGGACCTCGGCGGTCTCGACCTGGGCGGCCTCGGTGGCCTGCTCGGCGGCGGAGATCAGTGA
- the recR gene encoding recombination mediator RecR — protein sequence MSYSATVQELIDQLGRLPGIGPKSAQRVAFYLLKAPPEEAMRLSRAITEAKERVSFCARCFNLSEGGDECAICRDPRREERLVCVVEDSQDIVAVERTQEFRGRYHVLQGAFSPIDGVGVEQLRVKELMTRVGEEDIEEVIVATNPNLEGEATAALLVKYLKPMGVRVTRIASGLPVGGDLEYADELTLGRALEGRQVLDEGAG from the coding sequence GTGAGCTACTCCGCAACGGTCCAGGAGCTCATCGACCAACTCGGACGACTTCCCGGCATCGGACCGAAGTCGGCCCAGCGGGTCGCGTTCTACCTCCTGAAGGCCCCGCCGGAGGAGGCGATGCGCCTCAGCCGGGCGATCACGGAGGCGAAGGAGCGGGTGTCGTTCTGCGCCCGGTGCTTCAACCTCTCCGAAGGCGGTGACGAGTGTGCCATCTGTCGCGACCCGCGCCGCGAGGAGCGCCTCGTGTGTGTCGTGGAGGACAGCCAGGACATCGTGGCCGTCGAGCGGACCCAGGAGTTCCGCGGTCGGTACCACGTGCTCCAGGGCGCCTTCAGTCCGATCGACGGTGTCGGTGTCGAACAGCTCCGCGTGAAGGAGCTGATGACCCGCGTCGGCGAGGAGGACATCGAGGAGGTGATCGTGGCCACGAACCCGAACCTCGAGGGTGAGGCCACGGCGGCGCTGCTCGTGAAGTACCTCAAGCCGATGGGCGTGCGCGTCACCCGGATCGCCAGCGGGCTCCCGGTAGGCGGCGATCTCGAATACGCCGACGAGCTGACCCTCGGACGGGCGCTCGAGGGCCGGCAGGTCCTCGACGAGGGCGCCGGCTGA
- a CDS encoding DivIVA domain-containing protein, with translation MELTPEDLERAEFDSTDTGYDPEAVRELLRKAAERIRTLERDGVKSVSESVSAVLDQAVKSGEELIASATKDADAVRAAADSDAERITKDAAAVAAKTVAEGEKAAAELVEGADTQVEEILSAAEADARQRSTKVINEAQQRLDRLLAAERDVHDRLQAAMADIQTSVSRVGVNQAAELALTVADPDDDVAWAEDDDEAGRKSA, from the coding sequence GTGGAACTGACGCCGGAAGACCTCGAACGGGCCGAGTTCGACAGCACCGATACGGGCTACGACCCCGAGGCCGTGCGGGAGCTGTTGCGCAAGGCCGCGGAACGCATCCGCACGCTCGAGCGCGACGGCGTGAAAAGTGTGTCGGAGTCGGTGAGTGCCGTCCTCGACCAGGCGGTGAAGAGTGGTGAGGAACTCATCGCGTCGGCGACCAAGGACGCTGACGCGGTGCGCGCCGCCGCCGACAGCGATGCCGAACGGATCACGAAGGACGCCGCCGCCGTTGCCGCCAAGACCGTCGCCGAGGGCGAGAAGGCCGCGGCCGAACTCGTCGAGGGGGCCGACACCCAGGTGGAGGAGATCCTCTCGGCGGCCGAAGCGGACGCCCGCCAACGATCGACCAAGGTCATCAACGAGGCGCAGCAGCGACTCGACCGGCTCCTCGCCGCCGAGCGCGACGTCCACGACCGGCTCCAGGCCGCGATGGCCGACATCCAGACATCGGTCTCCCGTGTCGGCGTGAACCAGGCCGCCGAACTCGCCCTGACGGTCGCGGACCCGGACGACGACGTGGCGTGGGCCGAAGACGACGACGAAGCCGGGCGCAAGTCCGCCTGA
- the mce gene encoding methylmalonyl-CoA epimerase, translating to MVQLTEIDHIAIAVHDLEAAIAYYGEAFGAEVHHREIVDSDGVEEALIKVADSYIQLTAATRDDSPIAKYLEKRGEGLHHVGYRVDDCAAALARMVEAGATPIDQAPRPGSRGTTVAFVHPKGSFGTLIELVQE from the coding sequence ATGGTGCAGCTCACCGAGATCGACCACATCGCCATCGCCGTCCACGACCTCGAGGCCGCGATCGCCTACTACGGCGAAGCCTTCGGCGCGGAGGTCCACCATCGCGAGATCGTGGACTCCGACGGCGTCGAGGAGGCGTTGATCAAGGTCGCGGACAGCTACATCCAGCTGACCGCCGCCACCCGTGACGACTCGCCGATCGCCAAGTATCTCGAGAAGCGGGGCGAGGGTCTGCACCACGTGGGCTATCGGGTCGACGACTGCGCGGCCGCGCTCGCCCGGATGGTCGAGGCCGGCGCCACCCCGATCGACCAGGCCCCCCGGCCGGGATCGCGGGGCACCACCGTCGCCTTCGTCCACCCCAAGGGCAGCTTCGGCACGCTGATCGAGCTCGTCCAGGAGTAG